One window of Desulfocurvibacter africanus subsp. africanus DSM 2603 genomic DNA carries:
- a CDS encoding NifB/NifX family molybdenum-iron cluster-binding protein → MTGAAFDHAGPTVLCLACHQGRLATLLETATELRFYSLERDQAVLREVRACSGVSVRQLAELLAVRGASALICGALTGCCRMTLEHQGITVLPWIAGSVEQVLGAHTQGRLDTLVMPGCPGPTARKCPQGRSAPGRGRCRQRFQQEK, encoded by the coding sequence ATGACCGGAGCAGCATTTGATCACGCGGGGCCGACCGTACTCTGCCTCGCCTGCCACCAGGGCCGCCTAGCCACCCTGCTTGAGACAGCCACGGAGCTGCGCTTCTACAGCCTGGAGCGCGACCAGGCCGTGCTGCGCGAGGTCCGCGCCTGCTCGGGCGTTTCAGTGCGCCAGCTGGCCGAGCTGCTCGCGGTCCGTGGCGCTTCGGCGCTGATCTGCGGAGCGCTCACGGGCTGCTGCCGCATGACGCTGGAGCACCAAGGCATCACTGTCCTGCCCTGGATCGCCGGGAGCGTGGAGCAGGTGCTCGGGGCCCATACCCAAGGCAGGCTGGACACGCTGGTCATGCCGGGCTGTCCCGGCCCAACAGCGCGGAAATGCCCGCAAGGACGCAGCGCGCCCGGCAGAGGTCGCTGCCGGCAACGATTTCAACAGGAGAAGTGA
- a CDS encoding sensor histidine kinase, with product MSDKNKTKVELLLEIAELRRREADFHALKGEHEQALRALRERIKELHCLYAITRLAGRRDISQDELFQGVVEIVATSWQYPEITCVKIVAGGRTYVTANYRRARWRQSSPLLVHGEQAGSVEVRYLEERPAMGEGGEGPFLKEERSLIDAVADRLSRILESKRTEEHVRVLSRELIKAQECERQRIARELHDNVAQELSMQRLGIESLLAEEALPESKLRDDLSFMSTRLAAIIAGVRDLSYDLLPPGLEQLGLVATAFRHCEEFSTRHGIQVDFFADGMDDLHLDFETQINLYRIIQEALANVRKHAGATRARVRLIASYPHILLRIEDTGRGFDMDARQTDAPEDKRMGLWNMQERARLLGGRLIIRSKPGAGTKITAEVPCKEKQ from the coding sequence GTGAGCGACAAGAACAAGACCAAGGTCGAGCTACTCCTGGAGATCGCCGAACTGCGCCGCAGGGAAGCCGATTTCCACGCCCTCAAGGGGGAACACGAGCAGGCTCTGCGAGCGCTGCGCGAGCGGATCAAGGAGCTGCACTGCCTATATGCCATTACCCGACTGGCAGGACGTAGGGATATCTCCCAGGATGAGCTTTTTCAGGGGGTTGTCGAGATCGTCGCCACGTCCTGGCAATATCCCGAGATCACCTGCGTGAAGATCGTGGCCGGTGGACGCACCTACGTCACGGCCAACTACAGGCGCGCGCGCTGGCGTCAGTCGAGTCCGCTCCTCGTGCATGGCGAGCAGGCCGGAAGCGTCGAAGTCCGCTACCTGGAGGAGCGCCCGGCCATGGGCGAGGGTGGCGAAGGCCCTTTTCTGAAAGAAGAGCGGAGCCTTATCGATGCAGTGGCGGATAGGCTGTCACGCATTCTCGAATCCAAGCGGACGGAGGAGCATGTGCGCGTGCTCTCCCGCGAGCTCATCAAGGCCCAGGAATGCGAGCGCCAGCGCATTGCCAGGGAACTGCACGACAACGTGGCCCAGGAGCTCTCCATGCAGCGTCTGGGCATCGAATCCCTGCTGGCCGAAGAAGCTCTGCCGGAATCCAAGCTGAGGGACGACCTGTCCTTCATGTCCACCCGGCTGGCCGCCATCATCGCGGGGGTGCGTGATCTCTCCTACGATCTCCTGCCTCCGGGTCTTGAACAGCTCGGTCTGGTGGCCACGGCTTTCCGCCATTGCGAGGAATTTTCCACCCGCCACGGGATACAGGTCGACTTCTTCGCCGACGGCATGGATGACTTGCACCTGGATTTCGAGACGCAGATAAACCTGTACCGGATCATCCAGGAGGCCCTGGCCAACGTGCGCAAGCACGCCGGGGCCACGCGGGCTCGGGTCAGGCTCATCGCCTCCTACCCGCATATCCTGCTGCGCATCGAGGACACCGGCCGGGGATTCGACATGGATGCGCGGCAGACGGATGCGCCGGAAGATAAGCGCATGGGGCTGTGGAACATGCAGGAGCGGGCCAGGCTGCTCGGAGGCCGCCTGATCATTCGCTCGAAACCTGGTGCGGGAACCAAGATCACGGCGGAAGTCCCGTGCAAGGAGAAGCAATGA
- a CDS encoding response regulator has product MSQAKRLLVIDDHPLFREGLKAIVSRDPRYVVSAEAGSGVEALQLARSVKPEIILLDLSLPDGSGLDLIEQFKTHLPTVHIVVVSMHAKLDLIAAAFKAGAEGYLVKESTAERLLQALDAVTREQQYLDSAISPKVVQKLLEFSTRRAQMTDSAYGSLTQREQQIMRLLADGWTSSAIAGKLFITRKTVENHRANIMSKLGLKNLADLVRYAARLGLIDIDAMPE; this is encoded by the coding sequence ATGAGCCAAGCCAAGCGACTGCTGGTTATCGACGACCACCCCCTGTTCCGCGAGGGCCTCAAGGCAATCGTATCCCGCGATCCGCGCTACGTTGTCTCCGCCGAAGCCGGAAGCGGCGTCGAGGCGTTGCAGCTTGCGCGTTCGGTCAAGCCGGAGATCATTCTTCTCGACCTCTCCCTGCCGGACGGGAGCGGTCTGGACCTGATCGAGCAATTCAAGACTCATCTCCCCACGGTGCACATAGTCGTGGTCAGCATGCACGCCAAACTCGATCTCATAGCGGCGGCCTTCAAGGCCGGGGCGGAGGGCTATCTGGTCAAGGAATCCACGGCCGAGCGGCTGCTCCAGGCTCTCGATGCCGTGACCAGGGAACAGCAGTACCTGGACAGCGCCATCTCGCCCAAGGTCGTCCAGAAGCTTCTCGAATTCTCGACCAGGCGCGCCCAGATGACCGATTCTGCTTACGGCAGCCTTACCCAACGGGAGCAGCAGATCATGCGCCTCTTGGCCGACGGCTGGACCTCGTCCGCCATCGCCGGCAAGCTGTTCATCACGCGCAAGACGGTCGAGAACCATCGCGCCAATATCATGAGCAAGCTCGGCCTGAAGAATCTCGCCGATCTTGTCCGCTATGCAGCCCGGCTCGGGCTCATCGACATCGACGCAATGCCGGAGTGA
- a CDS encoding rubredoxin, translated as MSKWKCPCGYVYDPEEGDTEHGVQPGTKFEDIPADWVCPWCGAEKEYFEEVG; from the coding sequence ATGAGTAAATGGAAATGCCCATGCGGGTATGTGTACGACCCGGAAGAAGGGGACACCGAGCATGGCGTCCAGCCCGGAACGAAGTTCGAAGACATCCCTGCCGACTGGGTCTGTCCATGGTGCGGGGCCGAGAAAGAGTACTTTGAGGAAGTGGGCTAG
- a CDS encoding MBL fold metallo-hydrolase, whose translation MYFKQIAVPGLGCFSYAIGCPAARAMAVVDPKRDIQDYLDIARDEGMRITHVIETHVHADHVSGNRDLREATGADIYFHESAPVKFEHKALREGDIIEIGAARMEVLHTPGHTPNSISLLVTDKQRSAEPGMLLTGDLLFVGDIGRPDLPGAEILNEQVANLYESLYVKLARHPDHMEVYPAHGQGSLCGRGMSAKQSSTLGYERRANPMLSFASFEEFRSEVLGQFPIRPKSFSHIIGTNMAGAPLTDQCPLERSLSPEQFERAMAEGMTVIDTRDAAAFGGFHLPGSLNIGFEKQLANWVGMAVEPGTDILFVVESRERYEDMRRELLRIGYDQVHGWLAGGMSAWLLSGRPVESLAQISAADLRKRLDSGEALRVLDVRTPGERAAGHIPQARHTPLMDVLDSTGNGLGLPKDEEIIVTCGSGYRSNIAGSHLQRQGYAKISSLAGGFLAWSRAGNPVAR comes from the coding sequence ATGTACTTCAAGCAGATCGCCGTGCCCGGCCTGGGGTGCTTTTCCTACGCTATCGGTTGTCCCGCCGCCAGGGCCATGGCCGTGGTGGATCCCAAGCGCGACATCCAGGACTATCTGGATATTGCCCGTGACGAGGGCATGCGCATCACGCACGTCATCGAGACCCATGTGCACGCGGATCACGTGAGCGGCAACCGCGACCTGCGCGAAGCCACGGGCGCGGACATTTACTTCCATGAGAGCGCGCCCGTGAAATTCGAACACAAGGCCCTGCGCGAGGGGGATATCATCGAGATCGGCGCCGCGCGCATGGAGGTGCTCCACACTCCGGGGCACACGCCAAACTCCATCTCGCTGCTGGTCACGGACAAGCAGCGCTCGGCCGAGCCGGGCATGCTCCTCACCGGCGACCTGCTCTTCGTGGGCGACATCGGCCGGCCGGACCTGCCCGGAGCCGAGATCCTCAATGAGCAGGTCGCCAACCTTTACGAAAGCCTGTACGTGAAACTCGCGCGCCACCCCGACCACATGGAGGTCTACCCAGCCCACGGTCAGGGCTCCCTGTGCGGGCGAGGCATGAGCGCCAAGCAGAGCAGCACCCTCGGCTATGAGCGCCGGGCCAACCCCATGCTCAGCTTCGCCTCCTTCGAGGAATTCCGAAGCGAGGTCCTGGGGCAGTTCCCGATCCGGCCCAAGAGCTTCAGCCACATCATCGGCACGAACATGGCCGGCGCGCCGCTTACCGATCAATGCCCGCTGGAGCGATCCCTGAGCCCGGAGCAGTTCGAGCGGGCCATGGCCGAGGGCATGACGGTCATCGACACGCGCGACGCCGCGGCCTTCGGCGGTTTCCATCTCCCCGGCAGCCTTAACATCGGCTTCGAGAAGCAACTCGCCAATTGGGTTGGCATGGCCGTGGAGCCCGGCACCGACATACTGTTCGTGGTAGAGAGCCGCGAGCGTTACGAGGACATGCGTCGCGAACTCCTGCGCATCGGCTACGACCAGGTGCACGGCTGGCTGGCCGGCGGGATGTCCGCCTGGCTGCTCAGCGGCCGGCCTGTCGAAAGCCTGGCCCAGATCTCGGCCGCCGATCTCCGTAAACGCCTGGACTCTGGCGAGGCTCTGCGTGTGCTGGACGTGCGCACGCCAGGCGAGCGAGCCGCCGGGCACATTCCCCAGGCACGCCACACTCCGCTCATGGATGTGCTCGACAGCACGGGAAACGGCCTGGGTCTGCCCAAGGACGAGGAGATCATCGTGACCTGCGGCTCGGGCTACCGCTCCAATATCGCGGGAAGCCATCTGCAACGCCAGGGCTATGCCAAGATCAGCTCCCTGGCCGGCGGATTCCTGGCCTGGAGCCGGGCGGGCAATCCAGTGGCGAGGTAA
- a CDS encoding PaaI family thioesterase, whose amino-acid sequence MTNEEAATVSARNGHGGCLLCGTHNPRSMNLSFLATEDGEVRTQFQTHTELQGYDGILHGGIIASLLDSAMTHCLFHAEVQAVTGDLHVRFVQSVPCDVSLEIRAWILTSYPPLYRLRAEITLEKRLMAWAEAKFMQRRVSS is encoded by the coding sequence TTGACCAACGAAGAAGCTGCAACTGTAAGTGCCCGCAATGGTCACGGCGGGTGTCTGTTGTGTGGAACCCACAATCCTAGGTCCATGAATCTGTCCTTTCTGGCGACAGAAGATGGCGAAGTTAGAACACAATTCCAGACGCATACTGAACTCCAAGGATATGACGGCATCCTTCATGGTGGCATCATCGCCTCGTTACTGGACTCGGCCATGACACACTGCCTTTTTCATGCTGAAGTGCAAGCGGTTACTGGGGATCTTCACGTACGTTTTGTGCAGTCGGTTCCCTGTGACGTCTCTTTGGAAATACGCGCTTGGATACTGACTTCTTATCCGCCGCTATATCGCCTCAGAGCTGAAATCACGCTGGAGAAGCGGCTCATGGCCTGGGCCGAGGCCAAATTCATGCAGCGGAGGGTCTCAAGCTGA
- a CDS encoding CGGC domain-containing protein: MEKILIIGCKKAMDDVCIGCSRCLVGFNRREGVFGMYQSAEAEVMGLLNCGDCPGATIVTRLAQVKLWNAPLGEKPTAIHVGPCITDHCPYKETLLAKIKAKAGIPVIEGTHPYLPKDIFA; encoded by the coding sequence ATGGAAAAGATCCTCATTATCGGCTGCAAGAAGGCCATGGACGACGTATGCATCGGCTGTTCGCGTTGCCTGGTGGGATTTAACCGTCGCGAGGGCGTTTTCGGGATGTATCAGAGCGCCGAGGCGGAGGTCATGGGCCTGCTCAACTGCGGAGACTGCCCTGGAGCGACCATCGTCACCCGGCTGGCCCAGGTCAAGCTGTGGAACGCTCCGCTTGGCGAAAAGCCCACGGCCATTCATGTGGGGCCGTGCATTACCGACCATTGCCCATACAAGGAGACTCTCCTGGCCAAGATCAAAGCCAAGGCGGGCATTCCGGTCATCGAAGGCACGCACCCTTACCTGCCCAAGGACATTTTCGCCTGA
- a CDS encoding iron-sulfur cluster assembly scaffold protein — MEHDLELLALDIQEKINAEAQAKYGKAGFERWLKSERLGRMEDASCCGKLKGSCGDTIEVYLKIEGERIVEASGWSDGCGSSQICAGLAAELALGSTLDQAAAVEADTILERLPGFPADESHCAKLATGALHEAIHAYLTKDG; from the coding sequence ATGGAGCATGATCTGGAACTGCTGGCCTTAGACATCCAGGAGAAGATCAATGCGGAGGCGCAGGCCAAATACGGCAAGGCCGGCTTCGAGCGTTGGTTGAAAAGCGAGCGCCTGGGCCGCATGGAGGACGCGAGTTGTTGCGGCAAGCTCAAGGGCTCTTGCGGTGACACCATCGAGGTCTACCTGAAGATCGAGGGCGAGCGCATCGTGGAGGCCTCGGGCTGGTCCGACGGATGCGGTTCGAGCCAAATCTGCGCCGGACTCGCCGCCGAACTGGCCCTTGGCTCGACCCTGGATCAGGCCGCGGCCGTGGAGGCAGATACGATCCTGGAACGGCTTCCCGGCTTTCCCGCCGACGAGAGCCACTGTGCGAAACTGGCGACCGGGGCGTTGCACGAAGCAATCCACGCGTACCTCACCAAGGACGGATGA
- the prxU gene encoding thioredoxin-dependent peroxiredoxin (Most members of this family contain a selenocysteine.) yields MAKMKDGCVVPAKGPIQPDPPDQQVESRAVPPQPKKENAMVAKVGKAAPDFEASAFTGKGFENIKLSDYRGKWVVLCFYPGDFTFVUPTELAAVAAKHDDLTNLGVQVLSVSTDSRFTHKIWQEEELSKMVPGGVPFAMLSDSGGKIGEAYGVYDEAAGVDIRGRFLIDPDGIIQAMEVMAPPVGRSVSELIRQVQAFQHVRATGEVTPAGWRPGKQTLKPTPELAGKVWKEWKVENATEQ; encoded by the coding sequence ATGGCCAAGATGAAGGACGGCTGCGTGGTTCCCGCCAAGGGACCGATTCAACCTGATCCGCCTGATCAGCAGGTGGAATCGCGGGCGGTTCCGCCGCAACCCAAAAAGGAGAATGCAATGGTCGCCAAGGTCGGCAAGGCTGCGCCTGATTTCGAGGCGTCAGCTTTCACGGGCAAGGGATTCGAGAACATCAAGCTTTCGGACTATCGGGGCAAGTGGGTGGTGCTTTGCTTCTACCCCGGTGATTTCACGTTTGTATGACCCACGGAGCTTGCGGCGGTCGCCGCGAAGCATGACGATCTCACCAACCTGGGTGTCCAGGTGCTGTCTGTAAGCACGGACAGCCGCTTCACGCACAAGATCTGGCAGGAAGAAGAGCTTTCGAAAATGGTTCCGGGCGGCGTTCCCTTCGCCATGCTCTCGGATTCAGGCGGAAAGATCGGCGAAGCTTATGGAGTCTATGACGAGGCTGCCGGCGTGGACATTCGCGGCAGGTTCCTCATCGATCCCGATGGAATCATCCAGGCCATGGAGGTCATGGCTCCGCCGGTGGGCCGAAGCGTGTCGGAGCTGATTCGGCAGGTGCAGGCCTTCCAGCATGTCCGGGCAACGGGCGAAGTGACTCCTGCGGGATGGCGTCCAGGTAAGCAGACCTTGAAACCCACCCCTGAACTCGCCGGCAAGGTCTGGAAGGAATGGAAGGTGGAGAACGCCACCGAGCAGTAA
- a CDS encoding DUF5320 domain-containing protein, with product MRMPGFNGTGPLGNGPRTGRGLGRCMAGAGGGQMAGRGRGLGRQGVFAQDAGDVQGERIAALEAEIAALKSKLAQSEK from the coding sequence ATGCGTATGCCTGGCTTCAACGGAACTGGACCTCTCGGCAATGGACCCCGCACTGGACGTGGACTCGGTCGCTGCATGGCCGGCGCGGGCGGAGGGCAAATGGCGGGACGCGGTCGCGGCTTGGGCCGTCAGGGCGTCTTTGCGCAGGATGCCGGCGACGTTCAAGGCGAACGCATTGCCGCCCTTGAAGCAGAGATCGCCGCGCTCAAGTCCAAACTGGCTCAGAGCGAGAAATAG
- a CDS encoding NifB/NifX family molybdenum-iron cluster-binding protein has protein sequence MKIAVSTQGNSLDSPLDPRFGRASGFVIVDSDTQEHTYVPNEQNMNLPQGAGIQAAQCVANAGAKAVITGHVGPKAYVALDRGKIAVYLRDGGTAREALEAFKAGSLAQAGGPDKDGHW, from the coding sequence ATGAAGATCGCCGTCAGTACACAAGGCAACAGCCTGGACAGTCCGCTGGATCCGCGCTTCGGCCGGGCCTCGGGCTTCGTGATCGTGGATTCCGACACGCAGGAGCACACTTACGTGCCCAACGAGCAGAACATGAACCTGCCCCAGGGCGCGGGCATCCAGGCGGCCCAGTGCGTGGCCAATGCGGGCGCCAAGGCTGTCATCACCGGCCACGTGGGTCCCAAGGCCTATGTGGCCCTGGACCGGGGCAAAATTGCCGTCTACCTGCGCGACGGCGGCACGGCTCGGGAAGCCCTGGAGGCCTTCAAGGCCGGCAGCCTGGCCCAGGCCGGCGGGCCGGACAAGGACGGACACTGGTAA
- a CDS encoding NifB/NifX family molybdenum-iron cluster-binding protein, which translates to MKIAIPIAGGTLCQHFGHCEQFALLDVDEAGGRVGAMSLHIPPPHEPGVLPKWLAELGVGLVIAGGMGQRAQAIFSEHGVKVVVGAQGGTPQEIAKAYLGGMLTTGPNACDH; encoded by the coding sequence ATGAAGATCGCCATTCCCATCGCGGGCGGAACACTGTGCCAGCACTTCGGGCACTGCGAGCAGTTCGCCCTGCTTGATGTCGACGAGGCCGGCGGCCGCGTGGGCGCCATGAGCCTGCACATCCCGCCACCCCACGAGCCGGGCGTGTTGCCCAAATGGTTGGCCGAGCTGGGCGTGGGCCTGGTCATCGCCGGCGGCATGGGCCAGCGCGCCCAGGCCATTTTCTCCGAGCATGGGGTCAAGGTCGTGGTCGGCGCCCAGGGCGGCACGCCCCAGGAGATCGCCAAGGCCTATCTCGGAGGTATGCTGACGACCGGACCCAACGCCTGTGACCACTAG
- a CDS encoding Mrp/NBP35 family ATP-binding protein gives MNNECSSCGESGNCTSQKEGKDCGKKAQSPEDLQLSENLGRITNKIVVMSGKGGVGKSTVAVNIALALALAGKKVGLLDVDVHGPSVPRLLSLSDQQAHIEKDYIEPIPWSKNLWVMSLGFLMPNRDEAVIWRGPVKTGLIRQFLQNVAWGELDFLIVDCPPGTGDEPLTIMQLLGTEAKSVIVTTPQMLAIDDVRRSITFCKRTGSQILGVVENMSGFVCPECGKRHEIFKSGAGERMAQEMSVPFLGRIPVDPELARAGDEGFAYVKVYPDSETSRVMREIVQPMLELQAVTA, from the coding sequence ATGAATAATGAGTGCAGCAGCTGCGGAGAGAGCGGGAATTGCACCTCTCAAAAAGAGGGCAAGGATTGCGGAAAGAAGGCGCAAAGCCCAGAGGATCTCCAACTGTCCGAAAACCTCGGCCGGATCACGAACAAGATCGTGGTCATGTCCGGCAAGGGCGGCGTAGGCAAGTCCACTGTGGCCGTGAACATTGCCCTTGCCTTGGCCCTGGCCGGCAAAAAAGTCGGCCTGCTGGACGTGGACGTGCACGGCCCCAGCGTTCCCCGGCTTCTGAGCCTTTCCGACCAGCAGGCTCATATCGAAAAGGACTATATCGAGCCCATTCCTTGGAGCAAGAACCTGTGGGTCATGTCCCTCGGTTTCCTTATGCCCAACCGGGATGAGGCGGTCATCTGGCGCGGCCCGGTGAAGACAGGCCTCATCCGCCAATTCCTGCAGAACGTGGCCTGGGGCGAGCTGGATTTCCTGATCGTTGACTGCCCTCCAGGCACGGGTGACGAACCGCTCACGATCATGCAGCTCCTGGGCACGGAAGCCAAATCGGTCATCGTCACCACCCCGCAGATGCTGGCCATCGACGATGTGCGCCGGTCCATCACCTTCTGCAAACGCACCGGCAGCCAGATTCTAGGTGTTGTGGAAAATATGAGCGGTTTCGTCTGCCCCGAGTGCGGCAAGCGTCACGAGATTTTCAAGTCCGGCGCCGGCGAGCGGATGGCCCAGGAAATGAGCGTGCCGTTCCTCGGCCGCATTCCGGTGGACCCGGAACTGGCCCGCGCCGGCGACGAGGGCTTCGCCTACGTCAAGGTCTACCCAGACAGCGAGACATCCAGGGTCATGCGCGAGATCGTCCAGCCCATGCTCGAGCTGCAAGCCGTGACAGCCTAG
- a CDS encoding FmdB family zinc ribbon protein: MPLFDFHCGRCGHVFEDIAKADDMPACPKCGNAANRQLAAPSSLTGKARSALPGPTGHGCCGSRPSEAGCVPGSCCGKA; the protein is encoded by the coding sequence ATGCCGCTGTTCGATTTCCATTGCGGCCGTTGCGGCCATGTTTTCGAGGATATCGCCAAGGCCGACGACATGCCGGCCTGTCCCAAATGCGGCAACGCGGCGAACAGGCAACTTGCCGCGCCTTCGTCGCTCACGGGCAAGGCACGCTCGGCGCTGCCCGGTCCGACCGGCCATGGCTGCTGCGGCTCCCGCCCCAGTGAAGCCGGCTGCGTGCCGGGCTCATGTTGCGGCAAGGCCTGA
- a CDS encoding sigma-54 interaction domain-containing protein has product MNERKPIRSFPADIPCEAIMDSVADGVFTVDLNWVITSFNRAAAEITGVPAEQAIGRTCREVFHSSICDGACAIGACLAEDRTVSNRSISIIRTDGVRLPVSISAAPLRDGRGRVIGGVETFRDLSELQLMRKELQGLHSLEDIRTRSRAIIRILDILPQIAESLSTVLVLGESGTGKELLARAIHNLSPRKTKPFVAVNCGALPENLLESELFGYKAGAFTDARRDKPGRFGLAQGGTIFLDEIGDLPLALQVKILRVLQERSFEPLGAVRSEPADVRVVAATNRDLAAMVERGEFRQDLYYRLNVVQLRLPPLRERPEDIPLLAAHFVDKRNALMGKDIQGVSEDVMGLLARYAFPGNVRELENIIEYAFILCSGGFIQMEHLPEYLQPADLGAAHEHTNPRTMEDIRHQAVIEALARHKGRKRPAARELGISKDTLRRILQRAGSG; this is encoded by the coding sequence ATGAACGAACGTAAACCCATACGCAGCTTTCCCGCGGACATCCCCTGCGAGGCCATCATGGACAGCGTGGCCGACGGCGTGTTCACCGTGGATTTGAACTGGGTCATCACCTCCTTTAACCGGGCGGCCGCGGAGATCACCGGCGTCCCGGCCGAGCAGGCCATCGGGCGCACCTGCCGCGAGGTCTTCCATTCAAGCATCTGCGACGGAGCCTGCGCCATTGGCGCCTGTCTGGCCGAGGATCGCACGGTGAGCAACAGATCCATCTCCATCATCCGCACCGATGGCGTGCGCCTGCCTGTGTCCATCAGCGCCGCGCCCCTGCGCGACGGGCGGGGCCGGGTCATCGGCGGTGTGGAGACCTTTCGCGATCTCTCGGAACTGCAGCTCATGCGCAAGGAGTTGCAAGGCCTGCACAGCCTGGAGGACATCCGCACGCGCAGCCGAGCCATCATCCGCATCCTGGACATCCTGCCACAGATCGCCGAGAGCCTTTCCACGGTGCTCGTGCTGGGTGAGTCGGGCACGGGCAAGGAGCTGCTGGCCAGGGCTATCCACAACCTGAGCCCGCGCAAGACCAAACCCTTCGTGGCCGTGAACTGCGGGGCGCTGCCCGAAAATCTCCTGGAATCCGAACTGTTCGGCTACAAGGCCGGAGCCTTCACCGATGCCCGCCGCGACAAGCCGGGCCGCTTCGGGCTGGCCCAGGGCGGGACCATCTTTCTGGACGAGATCGGCGACCTTCCCCTGGCCTTGCAGGTCAAGATCCTGCGCGTGCTGCAGGAGCGCAGCTTCGAGCCGCTGGGCGCGGTGCGCAGCGAGCCCGCCGACGTGCGCGTGGTGGCAGCCACCAACCGTGACTTGGCGGCCATGGTCGAGCGGGGCGAATTCCGCCAGGACCTCTACTACCGGCTCAACGTGGTCCAACTCCGCCTGCCGCCCCTGCGCGAACGTCCCGAGGACATTCCCCTGCTGGCCGCCCATTTCGTGGACAAGCGAAACGCCCTCATGGGCAAGGACATCCAGGGCGTGTCCGAGGACGTCATGGGCCTGCTCGCACGTTACGCCTTCCCCGGCAACGTGCGAGAGCTGGAAAACATCATCGAGTACGCCTTCATCCTTTGCTCCGGCGGCTTCATCCAGATGGAGCACCTGCCCGAATACCTGCAGCCCGCCGACCTGGGCGCGGCCCACGAGCACACAAATCCAAGGACCATGGAGGACATCCGCCACCAGGCCGTTATCGAGGCCCTGGCCCGCCACAAAGGCCGCAAGCGGCCCGCCGCCCGCGAACTGGGCATCAGCAAGGACACCCTGCGCCGCATCCTCCAGCGCGCCGGATCCGGCTAA